The sequence AACATTTacccatttaattattttctattattatttaaaattcttAATTAAATTGATATATCATATTAGGCTGAGTAAATAGAAGGGTGTATCACACTCACCACTAAAAAAATCGATGAGGGTTTTTTAATATATAGGTGTATATAGTTAAGGAGGTTTTGGGGGCACCGGATAGTTTAAGTAGGTAACTGACAAAAACGTGATAGTTTAGGGGAGTTTTAAGATATTCACTGCTTgggaaaaaaatgaatgaatgacATATGTAGAGTACTAATTACGGGTTCATTTGAACACATTAGCTTTGACACGAACCCTATAGATGGATCATTTATCTATCGGTATTCACAACTGATTATAACTGATTATACTGTTAGAGTGATCCTTATATTATTTTCTATGATCATTTTCTTGGTGTAAATATATTACGAACAATTCGTGTACCGAGTCTCCCATTTTTTGGTATTGCATTAACTGGATTCTTCTGTTTGGCATTGGCACTACCAGAAAAGCAGAGCACTTGTGGTGCGaccttacaagaaaaataaatggaCCAAGGGTGGTTCAAGCAGCtttatagacacatgaaatagGCCAATCAATGGCTTGGGATCAGTctcctgtttggccaagctttattttgggccaaaagtgcttttggccaaaaataaaggtgtttggccaaacttttagaaggaaaaaaaagtgcttttgagaaaAAGCAGAAGCCGTTTttgagaagtagaaaaaagtagtttttcttcaaaaccacTTTTCTGAGagacacttttgagaaaaatacacttagaagcagttttcaaaagcttggtcaaacacaattactgctcaaaagtacttaattaattagccaaacacaaactgcttctcgccaaaagcacttttttgaaaagtactcttgagaaaatctcaaaataaactgattttagaagtttggccaaacagactattaAGTACTCGGTCTTTTGCCATAAATGGCTTGCTAGTGTCTTACTGATTTTCATACCAATTCCCACTGCTTGCAGCATACTGTTATTATGATTGATTAAATACAATGACTGAGATTATCTGTTTTGTTCATTTTTAGGAATGACTTTAAGCAAGCAAAGGTCAGGGTGAAGGACTTGTTCAGATTGTAAGGTTGCTATTAACATTCCAAAGATGAGATGCCTGCATTTTCAATTAAAAACTTCTAAGAAACGGTCTCTCAACCTGGTTACAGACTCGTGAAGTAAGGGTAACAATGATGAACTAATTCATTGCAGTTATATAATCACATgaaatctttctttatttattcacttgaaaatataaaataaaataaacaaatgacGCAATTTGTAAAACACTCATGCACAAGATGGATAATGGAAGGCATGAGCACAACTTTTGCACAACAAACAATCATAAAGTAAGGTGATAAATTGAGTTAAAACATGACTATAAATCAATAGAGATCAGCAGAGCACCATCATCCTTGTCAACAACAAATTTCTTGGTGATTTTCTTCGAAACAGTAATGACTTCAACTTCATAGGAGCCATGGAATCCGCTAAAGCTGAATTGCCCTTGTTCATCAATATGACCATGAGAATGGGATAACCACTCGTGCTTAAGAGCAAGGTACCTTTTTCCAGCTTCATTGATGTCACCTTCTGCATTCACTAAATGTGCATTTGGTCGACTCATGAACAACTCCCAGAACCCCCACAACATTATACCTTCTACAGCAGGGTGGGCATAAGCTTCCCGAAGCATAACTTCTAGATCATCAGCTCTAATGTATTCATTGCCAGACGACACATCAACTTCAGTGAACCAGATTGGAAGTCCAAGAATACCAAGTTTGTCTAGAGCAGAACATACAATGGGTCCAACAGGACTGTCAATATGTCCCTGAATTCCTATTCCTCCAACAGGTGCACCGTGCTCTTGGAGATCAAGAATATGCTCAATATACTTCTCAGGAGAAGATCGGGTGTCACTGCCGTCCTCAACATGGTAATCATTTACAAATAGGATGGGGGAAGGGTCTAATTGACGTGCAGTTTTAAACATGTTTACCCTGATCTCTTTACCCAATCTGTCCTGGTAAAAAGAACCATGCATCATCTCATTATTCACATCATAATGCTCGAACTTTCCCTTGTACCGTGTCAGAAGCCCAGTGAGACGGTTTTGAACAGCCGTCATTAAGTCGTTTTTGTTCAAGGATTGCACCCATGCCTGAACAGTGCCCACCACCTCCCAAAAGATACAGTGACCTCGAACTTGAATGTTGTTTTTTGTGCAGAAGTCCAGGAGCTCATCAGCATCTTTGTAGTTGAAATTCCCTTGCTGTGCTTCTGTCCAGTACCATTTCAGCTCATTTCCAAACACAGCCCAATTAAAATTCTTGACAAAGAAGGCACTGAAGTCTTCATTGTCCATGTTTGTTCTGCTTATGGCTGATCCAAAGGGGAAGCTGTTTTGCAGTTGTCTAACTCTAATAAACGTGCCATGCAAACTGCCTGAATCTGATCCTGAGAACTTCAACATGACGTCTCGCTTGCGTATCTGCTTAGAATATGGGCAAGAAAGAGAGTATTTATTATAAACATTTAATAAACTGCATATTTGTACTCAAAGGCAGTGCTCTAACACTAAACAGGGACAACTTCACGACTTCACTGATGAAACGCCTAAAAACAACTGATGATCATTACTTAAACACAATAAATGAAAATACCATGAACAAAGAATTAGGTCTTACCTTTGCAGTTTGCCTCTTCAAGTGTCTAAACCGTGCACGTCTGTCAACTGGAAAAATTTGAAGGCCAGCAACCATTAGGTCTACACCAGCAGCAGGACCCTGAATATAAACCATAACCTTAGCTGCTTGCTTCTCAATTCTAAAAGATCCTCCAATTTCATGCCATCTATCATCACTGATCTCAATTTGTCCCCCGTTTACCCATTGGCCGTCTACTCCAAGGGCAACATTTACGCTCTGAGGTCCCGATGCTTGTCCAATTTTAACCCATGCAGATACTTGATATGTCAAATAGAGTTTTACTTTATCTGTGATCATCTGAGCAGGACCCATCCAGTTTTGAGTACGATTTGTAACCAGAATGTAGCGGCCACTTAAAGGCTCATGAGCACCAAGGGAATCTCTAGCCATTGGAGGCATTATATGTGGTGAGCCTGTTTGAACACTCATTGTACAGTTTCCAAGTGGGAACCAGCCATTTGTGCCATCATTCAAACTAGTATTTGTGACTATATTAACACCAAACGCAGCATCCTAAAAGAGATGAAGAATGAAATAGAACATCGTCAAATGTCGTGCCGAGAGGTAATGGTCGGAGAAACATGAAAGTATTTAACAGATCAAACAGTTCAGTTGGCAGTTAGCTAGCTTAACTGCCATAACCTAACATGTTCTCAGAAACTATTGGGCTTCAAGTTCATCTATAATATCCTATCACTAAGCTCAAGGTAAAttaaaaaaggaagaaaacagCAGCTTCCGGATTTAAAGTAATTCAACTAACCTCAATTACTGGTGGAGAAGGAGGAGGAGCTTTAGATGCATGCTTTATGACACAATTATTAAGGAGGATATCCGTTCCAGGAGGTGGACCTTCTAGAAAGACAACAACCTGAGATGGCGAGTCATTTATAAGAAACTTCCCTTGCAACTTCACCCAGTCTTTATCTGTGGCTTGGACACTACATATCGGTAGCTTTGTTAAAACACTTCATATGAAACTTTAGTATACGTAGTAAATAGAAAATGGAAAGCAAAATAGGTATAAGAAGAAAGGGATAAACTAAAAAACCACAATTAATCGTCTTTGTTTTGAAACGAACTAAGTGGACTGCAAAATTCAATGTCAAAAGATATTATCAATCTGTTTTATAATTGAATAGTTATCAAACTCTAGAAATTGAAGTTACAACATTACACATGCTTGTGACTGTTACACGGATGATTATCCACATAGATATGGAGCAGAAGAACCAGTCAAAATCAGAAATTCCTTCAACATAACAAAGTCGATTATGTTGACACAACCCAACAATGCATGAAATGTTATGGAAGTTCATAAAGAAAGATAACCGAAACTTTTTTATGTGTAGTTTGGAAGGCTTCCAAGATCAGAGAAAACGACGATAAAGATATAGAAGATGCTATAAGGGTAGAAGGAAAGTAATGATAAGACATTATGTACCACAAGTATTATTATATACACATTATATAAGGGGGAACTTGATTCACCCACCTGGCTATGCCAATATACCGTTCGCGGTTATCAGCTGCTTTAACATATAATGTACCGCGAAGATCTGCGTTAGTGACGTTGTTACCATAGATCCGGACAACAGCAGTTACCTCATAAGCAAGCTTTCGCTTCACTCTTCCAGTTATATCTTGCTGAATTCCATTCCAGGTCTGTGTGCGTTCCGTTGCAGAGGCAAAGTATTTTCCAGACATTGGAGTGATTTTCCCATCTGCCATAGAGTCATGTGAAACCACCTTGCAACCTCTTCCAGACCAACTATTGAGGCCATCATCAAATTGAGGGTTTACTATAATGTTATCATCATCGGTAGAAACAGATGATGTGCCAGAACTCTATCAAAATAAGGAGAAAATCCTTTCAGTAATTCAATAAAGTTTGAATATACTCGAGTAATCTCtagagaaaatagaaaaaagaaggaaatatgGACAAAGCATTGGACTTACATCACAAGCAGTAGAACTAGGACATGTGATCACTACGGACTTTATGAGCAGGTCAGCTCCTGCCGGAGGTCCCTCGAGAGATAGAATATAACTTGATCAGGCATAGTTGACAGAGAAAACAAACCTTCCAATATCTCCCAACACTCCTTCGAAGCAGATTTTCTGGATGGAGTAAAACGCTACCATGAGTATTGCTTCCTAAACAATGAAACGTAACAAAGACAAGCTAGACACAGAATCTTACTTTGCAATGAATAGATAGTTTGTTTCTGAATTCTGATACACTAGTTTTAGTGTGGCGAGGACATCAACAGAACCCTGAAAAGTACCAGAGGCTCCAACACAAGCAGAAACTGTATA is a genomic window of Nicotiana tabacum cultivar K326 chromosome 16, ASM71507v2, whole genome shotgun sequence containing:
- the LOC107799765 gene encoding endo-1,4-beta-xylanase A-like (The RefSeq protein has 1 frameshift compared to this genomic sequence); translated protein: MEKSPIITANNNFDSQSSKENGEEIGSDAATNIVLNHEFSDGLNSWQPNCCDAFVVPASSGYHKGLTTEKGCCYAVVTNRKECWQGLEQDITSGVSAGLTYTVSACVGASGTFQGSVDVLATLKLVYQNSETNYLFIAKKSASKECWEILEGLFSLSTMPDQVIFYLEGPPAGADLLIKSVVITCPSSTACDSSGTSSVSTDDDNIIVNPQFDDGLNSWSGRGCKVVSHDSMADGKITPMSGKYFASATERTQTWNGIQQDITGRVKRKLAYEVTAVVRIYGNNVTNADLRGTLYVKAADNRERYIGIASVQATDKDWVKLQGKFLINDSPSQVVVFLEGPPPGTDILLNNCVIKHASKAPPPSPPVIEDAAFGVNIVTNTSLNDGTNGWFPLGNCTMSVQTGSPHIMPPMARDSLGAHEPLSGRYILVTNRTQNWMGPAQMITDKVKLYLTYQVSAWVKIGQASGPQSVNVALGVDGQWVNGGQIEISDDRWHEIGGSFRIEKQAAKVMVYIQGPAAGVDLMVAGLQIFPVDRRARFRHLKRQTAKIRKRDVMLKFSGSDSGSLHGTFIRVRQLQNSFPFGSAISRTNMDNEDFSAFFVKNFNWAVFGNELKWYWTEAQQGNFNYKDADELLDFCTKNNIQVRGHCIFWEVVGTVQAWVQSLNKNDLMTAVQNRLTGLLTRYKGKFEHYDVNNEMMHGSFYQDRLGKEIRVNMFKTARQLDPSPILFVNDYHVEDGSDTRSSPEKYIEHILDLQEHGAPVGGIGIQGHIDSPVGPIVCSALDKLGILGLPIWFTEVDVSSGNEYIRADDLEVMLREAYAHPAVEGIMLWGFWELFMSRPNAHLVNAEGDINEAGKRYLALKHEWLSHSHGHIDEQGQFSFSGFHGSYEVEVITVSKKITKKFVVDKDDGALLISIDL